A genomic window from Enoplosus armatus isolate fEnoArm2 chromosome 18, fEnoArm2.hap1, whole genome shotgun sequence includes:
- the spp1 gene encoding osteopontin, whose protein sequence is MKVAVVFVLLFATVLCRPARKPSDSSSESSEEVGRRPAAQPVRKQAAVVPQTRAAPVQNVVAAAAPGSDESTESSDEDEQAAAEAPVEVKSDSADTASSSDTASVNSKDSEDDDDDDDDEAEESETDEDESSDSSESGESSTAAPATVTVTPVIVTEEPVAETTSEPIVPTIVTDTDTARGDNLGGYPSDYKSIVYVEDKSYHKVPGPYKSYEFVGAGKKMAYDMTDGNEVEKSLQVYKALQVHSDLLEEDTSTPEVESQGLDASSGTTQDQDISPRQAALPEEESTSTSDATTSESESSSTPEEEEEEESASTTSDSASASEESEDEESQSSEEATATPGAADSESDESDSTESDSDEQAAGPDTTTDMPVVITAK, encoded by the exons ATGAAAGTGGCCGTCGTTTTCGTCCTGCTCTTCGCCACGGTTCTCTGCCGGCCG GCGAGAAAACCTTCTGACAGCAGTTCGGAGAGCTCAGAGGAAGTG GGGAGACGACCAGCAGCTCAACCCGTCAGGAAACAGGCAGCAGTGGTTCCTCAGACCCGTGCAGCACCTGTACAG AATGTTGTagcagcagctgctcctggCTCAGATGAGAGCACAGAGAGTTCCGATGAAGACGAG CAGGCGGCAGCAGAGGCCCCAGTAGAAGTCAAATCGGACAGCGCAGACACCGCTTCGTCCTCAGATACAGCCTCTGTCAACAGCAAGGACAGTGAagatgatgacgacgacgacgatgatgaagcagaggagagc GAAACTGACGAGGACGAATCTAGCGACAGCTCAGAGTCAGGCGAGTCCTCCACTGCCGCTCCCGCCACCGTCACCGTCACCCCAGTGATCGTCACAGAGGAACCCGTGGCTGAAACCACTTCTGAGCCCATCGTGCCCACCATCGTCACCGACACGGACACAGCCCGCGGCGACAACTTGGGGGGCTACCCCAGCGACTACAAGTCCATTGTCTACGTGGAGGACAAATCCTACCACAAGGTTCCTGGTCCCTACAAGTCCTACGAGTTTGTCGGAGCGGGAAAGAAGATGGCCTACGACATGACAGACGGCAATGAGGTGGAGAAGTCACTGCAGGTGTACAAG GCTCTTCAGGTCCACTCCGATCTCCTGGAGGAGGACACCAGCACCCCTGAGGTGGAGAGCCAGGGCCTGGACGCCTCCTCCGGCACCACTCAGGACCAGGACATCAGTCCCCGCCAGGCCGCCCtgccagaggaggagagcactAGCACCAGCGACGCCACCACCAGCGAGAGCGAGAGCTCCAGCACtccggaggaggaggaagaggaggagagcgccAGCACCACCAGCGACAGCGCCAGCGCCAGCGAGGAGTCAGAGGACGAGGAGAGCCAGAGCAGCGAGGAGGCCACAGCCACGCCCGGAGCTGCCGACAGCGAATCAGATGAGAGTGACAGCACTGAGAGTGACTCAGATGAGCAGGCGGCGGGACCCGACACCACCACTGACATGCCAGTGGTCATCACTGCCAAATAA